A region from the Achromobacter seleniivolatilans genome encodes:
- a CDS encoding TRAP transporter small permease — MLNRLSAILSGISKAFAALAVALLAILITYVVFARFVTHTTPHWAEELPRLVLVWSAFIGGVVCSYDRSHLMAGLLPFLVRNQRVLNAFERINQVLIIVGLVALGYAGWQLADLTMDQTLPALDVSAGTVYLALPFACAVTVVVHLAQLFSPAPAATATE; from the coding sequence ATGCTTAATCGACTGTCCGCCATTCTGTCGGGCATCAGCAAGGCCTTTGCCGCCCTGGCGGTGGCCTTGCTGGCGATCCTGATCACTTATGTGGTGTTCGCCCGCTTCGTCACCCACACCACGCCCCACTGGGCTGAAGAACTGCCGCGGCTGGTGCTGGTCTGGTCCGCCTTTATCGGCGGCGTCGTGTGCAGCTACGACCGCTCGCACCTGATGGCCGGCCTGCTGCCCTTTCTGGTCCGCAATCAACGCGTGCTGAACGCGTTTGAGCGCATCAACCAAGTGCTGATCATTGTGGGACTGGTTGCGCTGGGCTACGCCGGCTGGCAGTTGGCGGACCTGACCATGGACCAGACGCTGCCCGCGCTGGACGTATCGGCAGGCACGGTTTACCTGGCCCTGCCTTTTGCCTGCGCGGTCACCGTGGTGGTGCATCTGGCGCAGTTGTTCTCTCCCGCCCCTGCCGCCACGGCAACCGAATAG
- a CDS encoding TRAP transporter substrate-binding protein: MTYAPRNIRVLLGGALMAMAGLAPLSAHAVDIKLGHVLAPSHSWNKAAEGFAAEVKEKTAGRVNFVLFPSGQLGNEKTMLEGLQIGSQGAAIIGSGSLQPIEPKFGIVELPYTWSTSQQAYKAYDGELGEALAKLADKKNLTIISWWENGFRHVTNNRGAVAKPADLNGLKTRVTPDKMRLDTFTALGANPAPLAFGELYSALQQKVFDAQENPLSIIYTSSFFEVQKYLSLTGHVWGPANLIISKPVWNRISADDKKVVQAAADKWRDAQRKMITDGDQQFVAQLKEKGMQVNDVDKTAFAAAVQPVWKTYSVTYGPELMALVQKYREAQ, translated from the coding sequence ATGACTTACGCACCCCGAAACATCCGCGTCCTGCTGGGCGGCGCCCTGATGGCCATGGCCGGTCTGGCCCCGTTGTCCGCCCATGCCGTGGACATCAAGCTGGGCCATGTGCTGGCTCCCAGCCACAGCTGGAACAAGGCTGCCGAAGGTTTTGCCGCTGAGGTCAAGGAAAAGACCGCTGGCCGCGTCAACTTTGTGCTGTTCCCCAGCGGCCAATTGGGCAATGAAAAGACCATGCTGGAAGGTCTGCAAATCGGCAGCCAGGGCGCCGCCATTATCGGCTCGGGTTCCTTGCAGCCGATCGAACCCAAGTTTGGCATCGTCGAACTGCCCTACACCTGGTCAACATCGCAGCAAGCCTACAAGGCCTATGACGGCGAATTGGGTGAAGCGCTGGCCAAGCTGGCAGACAAGAAAAACCTGACCATTATTTCGTGGTGGGAAAACGGCTTTCGTCACGTCACGAATAACCGTGGCGCCGTTGCCAAACCGGCAGACCTGAATGGCCTGAAAACCCGCGTCACGCCAGACAAGATGCGTCTGGACACCTTCACGGCGCTGGGCGCGAATCCCGCGCCGCTGGCCTTCGGCGAACTCTATTCGGCCTTGCAGCAAAAGGTGTTCGACGCGCAAGAGAACCCGCTGTCCATCATCTATACCTCGTCGTTTTTTGAAGTCCAGAAATACCTGTCCTTGACCGGCCACGTCTGGGGTCCGGCCAATCTGATCATCTCCAAGCCCGTCTGGAACCGCATTTCGGCTGACGACAAGAAGGTCGTGCAGGCGGCGGCTGACAAGTGGCGCGACGCCCAGCGCAAGATGATCACAGACGGCGATCAGCAATTCGTGGCCCAGTTGAAGGAAAAGGGCATGCAGGTCAACGACGTCGACAAGACCGCCTTCGCCGCCGCTGTCCAGCCCGTCTGGAAGACGTATTCGGTCACCTACGGCCCCGAACTGATGGCATTGGTTCAGAAGTACCGCGAGGCCCAGTAA
- a CDS encoding ATP-binding cassette domain-containing protein encodes MNAQPATPASISLNSLSFQYGRASLFSRRPAPRILHDIDLHVPAGQTIGLVGESGSGKSTIAKLMLGLLAPTQGEALLDGRPLTAMPARARARRIQMVFQDPYSSLNPRRTINEILTAPLRVHGIGDAQSRAASVRRMMDAVGLVPAFAARFPRELSGGQRQRVAIARALMLEPQLLICDEPTSALDVSVQAQILNLLMELQRERGLGYLFISHNLAVVQHIADQIVVLQGGRVVERGSADQVYFSPTHPYTRQLIGATLAVPQEQELAA; translated from the coding sequence ATGAACGCTCAACCCGCCACCCCCGCCAGCATCAGCCTCAACTCCCTGTCATTCCAATACGGCCGCGCCAGCCTGTTCTCGCGCCGCCCCGCGCCGCGCATCCTGCACGACATCGACCTGCATGTGCCCGCCGGCCAGACGATCGGGCTAGTGGGCGAATCCGGTAGCGGAAAGTCCACCATCGCCAAGCTGATGCTGGGTCTGCTGGCACCGACCCAAGGCGAAGCGCTGCTGGACGGCCGCCCTTTGACCGCCATGCCGGCACGGGCCCGCGCCCGTCGCATTCAGATGGTGTTCCAAGACCCCTATTCGTCCTTGAACCCGCGCCGCACCATCAACGAGATATTGACGGCGCCGCTGCGCGTTCACGGCATCGGCGATGCCCAGTCGCGGGCCGCTTCCGTGCGCCGGATGATGGACGCCGTTGGATTGGTTCCCGCCTTTGCGGCGCGCTTTCCGCGTGAACTGTCGGGTGGACAGAGGCAGCGTGTGGCGATCGCTCGCGCCCTGATGCTGGAACCGCAGTTGTTGATCTGCGATGAGCCGACCTCCGCGCTGGACGTCTCGGTTCAAGCTCAGATCCTGAACCTGTTGATGGAACTGCAACGCGAACGCGGCTTGGGTTATCTGTTTATCAGCCACAACCTGGCCGTAGTGCAGCACATTGCGGACCAGATCGTGGTGCTGCAAGGCGGGCGCGTCGTCGAACGCGGCTCGGCCGATCAAGTGTATTTTTCGCCTACCCATCCGTACACGCGCCAGTTGATCGGCGCGACTCTGGCCGTACCGCAAGAGCAGGAGTTGGCCGCATGA
- a CDS encoding HpcH/HpaI aldolase/citrate lyase family protein, translating into MFVPGLDAAAQAAGLASGADALVADLEEFTAPSDRPLARPRIAALFDRCRAHGVVAAVRINKLEDDGLADLQGVMPGRPDVVFLPHAESAAQIIALDLAITALENTLGLPAGSTGIVPTLESALGLVRAYDILTASPRVSACLLAAEDLTASLGAERGKDGIELHAVRARFLVDCTAAGCVPIDCPFNYRDLPALETDLRWARRLGLKSKCATMAEQVPLIHAAFTPSAADVSAARDCVSRFEAQRAGRHDAERIDPPTYNTARRLLARHDQFERWAAERRAQAVPQPGDSA; encoded by the coding sequence ATGTTTGTGCCGGGTCTGGATGCCGCCGCGCAAGCGGCGGGTCTGGCCAGCGGCGCCGACGCCCTGGTTGCCGACCTGGAAGAGTTCACGGCGCCGTCCGACCGGCCCTTGGCGCGCCCGCGCATCGCTGCGCTGTTCGACAGATGCCGCGCCCATGGCGTCGTAGCGGCGGTACGTATCAACAAGCTGGAAGACGATGGCCTGGCGGATCTGCAAGGCGTCATGCCTGGCAGGCCAGACGTGGTGTTCCTGCCCCACGCGGAAAGCGCGGCGCAGATCATCGCGCTGGATCTTGCCATTACCGCGCTGGAAAACACATTGGGCCTGCCAGCGGGCAGCACCGGTATCGTCCCTACGCTGGAATCCGCCTTGGGACTGGTCCGCGCCTATGACATCCTGACCGCCAGCCCGCGCGTGTCGGCCTGCCTGCTGGCGGCCGAAGACTTGACCGCCAGCCTGGGCGCCGAGCGCGGCAAGGACGGCATCGAGCTGCACGCCGTGCGCGCCCGGTTCCTGGTGGATTGCACGGCTGCAGGTTGCGTGCCGATCGACTGCCCCTTCAACTACCGCGATCTGCCTGCGCTTGAAACCGATTTGCGCTGGGCGCGCCGTCTGGGCCTGAAATCCAAATGCGCGACGATGGCGGAACAGGTGCCGCTGATCCACGCGGCATTCACGCCGTCTGCCGCCGACGTCAGCGCCGCCCGCGACTGCGTGTCCCGTTTCGAGGCCCAGCGCGCTGGCCGCCACGATGCCGAGCGCATTGATCCCCCCACTTACAACACTGCGCGCCGCCTCTTGGCGCGCCATGACCAATTCGAACGATGGGCCGCCGAGCGCCGCGCGCAGGCCGTCCCGCAACCAGGAGACTCCGCATGA
- a CDS encoding lactonase family protein, with amino-acid sequence MNTPHCPHYLLVGNDEKVTWDDGQIRFLAPGRDTLSIFDAGANPAAPVLVATLPLANSLFGPPVNLAVTPDQRLALIADSMAWPERADGAGWQPAPGRDVTVIDLAATPPAVLQTLQVGLQPSGLSISRAGTMALVANKAGRSVSVLKIADGRVEVCGEVDVGTPVVAVSFSTDGRRAFVVKTDTHRLGVLHIDETGASPRVTHNPAEDLTTGLVPFNLVVSPDGSLALVVDMGSPTASDGHADSISVVDLTSTPPRVIDRVMVEDGPEGIAISPDGRYAAVAIVQGSNNPSTEWFHHPRGQIVLLRIDGQRVTRAGAIDVGALPEGVAFSPDSRFLYVGNFLDAQMQVLAVGDNGLSDTGTRIALPGHPASMRGQSY; translated from the coding sequence ATGAATACGCCACACTGCCCCCACTACCTGCTGGTCGGCAACGACGAGAAAGTCACTTGGGACGATGGCCAGATCCGCTTTCTGGCCCCGGGCCGCGACACACTCAGTATTTTTGATGCCGGCGCGAATCCGGCCGCGCCCGTGCTGGTGGCCACACTGCCGCTGGCCAACTCTCTGTTCGGCCCGCCCGTCAATCTGGCCGTCACCCCGGACCAGCGCCTGGCGCTGATCGCGGACTCCATGGCGTGGCCGGAGCGAGCGGACGGTGCAGGCTGGCAACCCGCGCCGGGGCGTGATGTGACCGTGATTGATCTGGCCGCAACACCGCCTGCCGTGCTGCAAACGCTGCAAGTGGGTTTGCAGCCGTCCGGCCTGTCCATCAGCCGCGCGGGCACCATGGCGCTCGTTGCCAACAAGGCAGGACGGTCAGTGTCGGTGTTGAAGATTGCTGACGGCCGGGTTGAGGTGTGCGGCGAGGTAGATGTAGGCACGCCCGTTGTCGCCGTGTCGTTTTCCACGGACGGCCGCCGCGCCTTTGTCGTCAAGACCGACACGCACCGGCTGGGCGTGCTGCATATCGATGAAACCGGCGCGTCGCCACGCGTCACGCACAACCCTGCTGAAGACCTGACCACGGGTCTGGTGCCTTTCAATCTGGTGGTGTCGCCAGATGGCTCACTCGCGCTGGTGGTGGACATGGGCAGCCCAACGGCATCCGATGGCCATGCCGATTCCATCAGCGTGGTCGATCTGACCAGCACACCGCCGCGTGTGATCGACCGCGTGATGGTCGAAGACGGCCCCGAAGGCATCGCCATCAGCCCCGATGGCCGGTATGCCGCCGTGGCCATTGTTCAAGGCTCAAACAACCCGTCTACGGAATGGTTCCATCACCCGCGCGGCCAGATCGTGCTGCTACGCATCGATGGGCAGCGGGTGACCCGCGCCGGGGCGATCGACGTCGGCGCGCTGCCCGAAGGCGTGGCCTTCAGCCCAGACAGCCGCTTTCTATACGTGGGCAATTTTCTTGACGCGCAAATGCAAGTCCTGGCCGTGGGAGACAACGGCCTGTCCGACACCGGGACACGTATTGCCCTGCCCGGCCACCCCGCATCCATGCGGGGGCAATCCTACTGA
- a CDS encoding TRAP transporter large permease, which yields MSSGALFLMGVFTITVLIDMPIAFGLVLSCLAYLAVYDSAPMMVAAQQYVVGLDSFTLLAIPLFILAAHLMNGAGLTQRIVRLCAAIVGDIKGGLAVVAVLACLMFGALSGSGVADVVAIGSLLLPAMARSGYDKGFSCALVGSAGATSTIIPPSIVLIVYGTITDTSVGKLFVAGIIPGLLLGLSLIGVAIWQSRKHNWAGGQPFSWGELRAAAIDALPALMVPVLIIGGIRFGIFTATEAASSAILYALLIGFFWYRSLSLKSLWDNLKSTGESSASILLIIGASGLFAWVLVAEQVPQALSTLLVEWTDSKTAVLLVLTVVLLLLGTFMEAIPVIIIVAPVVMPVLAHYNIDPVHFGILLSINMAIGANTPPVGVDLMAACKIGGINMMQTLRPLSWMMLAMTAVMLLLTFVPELVLFLPRHVQ from the coding sequence ATGTCTTCGGGTGCTCTCTTTTTGATGGGTGTGTTTACGATCACCGTATTGATCGACATGCCCATTGCGTTCGGGCTGGTGCTGTCTTGCCTGGCCTATCTGGCGGTTTACGATTCGGCGCCCATGATGGTTGCCGCGCAGCAGTATGTGGTGGGACTGGACAGTTTTACCCTGTTGGCGATTCCGCTGTTTATTCTGGCCGCTCATCTGATGAACGGCGCGGGCCTGACGCAGCGCATTGTGCGCTTGTGCGCCGCCATTGTCGGCGACATCAAAGGCGGGCTGGCCGTGGTTGCGGTGCTGGCCTGCCTGATGTTCGGCGCATTGTCAGGGTCTGGGGTGGCCGACGTGGTGGCCATCGGCAGTCTGTTGCTGCCCGCCATGGCGCGCAGCGGCTACGACAAGGGATTTTCCTGCGCTCTGGTTGGTAGCGCGGGCGCCACCTCCACCATTATTCCGCCCAGCATTGTGCTGATCGTGTACGGCACGATCACCGATACCTCGGTGGGCAAGCTGTTTGTCGCGGGCATCATTCCGGGCCTTCTGCTGGGCTTGTCGCTGATCGGCGTGGCCATCTGGCAGTCGCGCAAACACAACTGGGCGGGCGGCCAGCCGTTTTCCTGGGGTGAGTTGCGCGCCGCCGCCATCGACGCCTTGCCCGCGCTGATGGTGCCCGTGCTGATCATCGGCGGCATCCGCTTCGGCATTTTCACCGCCACCGAAGCCGCGTCCAGCGCCATTCTGTACGCCTTGCTGATCGGCTTTTTCTGGTACCGCTCGTTGAGCCTGAAGTCCCTTTGGGACAACCTGAAATCCACGGGCGAAAGTAGCGCATCCATTTTGCTGATCATCGGCGCGTCGGGACTGTTTGCCTGGGTGCTGGTGGCCGAACAAGTGCCGCAGGCGTTATCGACCCTGCTGGTCGAATGGACCGACAGCAAGACCGCCGTGCTGCTGGTGCTGACCGTGGTGCTGCTGTTGCTGGGCACCTTCATGGAAGCGATTCCGGTCATCATCATCGTGGCGCCCGTTGTGATGCCTGTGCTGGCACACTACAACATCGACCCGGTGCACTTCGGCATCCTGCTGTCCATCAACATGGCAATCGGCGCCAACACGCCGCCAGTGGGGGTGGATCTGATGGCGGCGTGCAAGATCGGCGGCATCAACATGATGCAGACCTTGCGTCCGCTGTCGTGGATGATGCTGGCGATGACCGCGGTCATGCTGTTGCTGACCTTTGTTCCTGAACTGGTCCTGTTCCTGCCGAGGCACGTGCAATGA